The Rhinolophus sinicus isolate RSC01 linkage group LG15, ASM3656204v1, whole genome shotgun sequence region GCGCCCGTGCCCCCGCAGGTACTTTAACTGCAGCTCCCCGGGGATCCAGGCCTGCAGCCTCCCGGCCTCCTGCTGCATCGACCCCCGGGAAGATGGCGCCTCTATCAATGACCAGTGCGGCTCCGGGGCCCTGGGCCTGGATGAGGATGCAGCTCAGAGAGTCGTGCACCTGGAGGGCTGCGGCACCCCACTCCGCGAGTGGCTGCGCAGGAACATGCGGGCGGTGGGCGGCTTGGCGATCGCGGTGGTGGTAGTCCAGGGGGCGGAGCTCCTGCTGGCCACGCGGCTGGTGAGGGCCCTAACTGTCCGCAAGGGGGCGGCGGAGAGCTCCGGAGTGGGCGGAGCGGCGGCGCCTGTCCACCCAGGCCGTGGCCCCCGCGACCTGCCGGCCCCCAAGTCGGCCCCGGAATGACCGGAAGGTGAGACAAAAGTCAGGGGCACCGGGATGGGGTGTGGAGCCGCAGGCTTCCTCTCACTTCCCCTCCCAAGGAAGGTGTCAGAGTCCCGCGTGGGGCACTATGGTCATGCACCTCGGACACCTGGCCTCCTCCACCTGCTGTGCCTCGGGCCTCCAGCGTCCCCTTTCCCGAGGGCGGGGCTACCCAGCTCCTACCCAGTTCTGCTACTTCCCTGAGGCCCAGCCGCTGTCTGATTTCCCTCTTTCAGAGGCTTTTGCCCCCAGACCATCAGCTGGCACTGCCCCCTCACTTGCAAACCGCTGGGGTCTAACTGCAGGCTGACCCGCTGCCCACTGCCGGGCAGTGTCTGCCTCCCACAGAGGGTGCCTGGCTGGAAGGAGGGCTGGATGAAAATCCTGCTGCAGAAGCCCCAACTGCAACCCTTGCCTGTGAGGCCCCACCTAAGGGCCCAGCCTAAAAGACCCACCTGTGATGACGCCCACCTCCCACCTGGATGACCATGTGGGACACTGCCTCTGAGGCCAACCTCAGACCCTCACCTCCAACCACCTCCTACCTCCTTCTCAACCACCGAACGACCGCCTCGGAGCCCACGCCTGAGGCCCCTTGTCCTGACACCGGCCACCCGCCCTCTGAGGCCACCCCCCCCTTTCCTGTCCACTGTGGTGGTTGGGGTTGAGGCCCAGGCCTCTTTCCAGAAGGCTTTTTGGGGGAGTAAATTTTACTGATGAATCATTTGCACAGTAAGTCGCACTGATGTCACATGGACAGCATGCGGAAGTCTTACCTAGCTAAACACCTGTGGACCCCCCACCCAGTCAAGACCCTGCCATAGCAGGCGCCCTCGTCCCTTCCCCACAGTCACCTCTGTTGCAGCTTCATCCTCTTCCCTTAGGGTGGACTTTCTGGCTTTCACATAAATGGGGTCACAGAGGGCCCTTCCCGAGAATCACTGTCTGGTCACTGCACCTCACCCATGTGGAAATGAACTTGGCAGATTCTGGATGATTGCTGCAGCTGGGACAGTGTGGACAGGCCCCGGCCGCCCCCGCTGCCCTGTGTCTCTACCCACACACTCCTGCTGAGCCGCTTACACACTCGGGCTCCATCCCAATTCCCAACACACCCCAGATGGGTCAGTGGGGGCACATAATTTTATTGTGAAATGGGGTCAACAAATGAGGGCCATGTTGGAGAGGACAAGCTTCCCACAGGCGCGGTGGGTTTGGAAGGGCCCCCTCCCTCGCTGATGCCCCAGGACTCCTGCTACCCACCATGCTGACCCAAAGGCATGGCTGGGCACGGCTAGTGGGGGGAGCTTGTCCTCACTTCTGGACAGGAAGGACAGGGGGGCGGTGTGTGGGGGACACTCCTGGGAGGTCCTGCTGTGGCTTTTCAGGCACAGGAGGAGAGGGTCTGTGGGCAATATTTCCAGAAGTTAAGCAGGGCCTGGCCAGCCCCAAACGGGCATCCTGCAGGGACGTGGTGGGTGCCTGGTGCCTGAGGACCTGAGGTTGCCGACCTTCGAGGGTCTCCAGACAACCTGTGCGGTCTGGACACTGTGGGCGGGGCGGGCCTCCTCACAAGGATCATgaacaggggtggggtgggcagcagaAGGGAGGGTCCTGGGACCGGCCCAGGTCTGGTGCTAGATGATGCCGTACTGGGCCAGCTCGTGCAGCTCCAGGTGGTTGAAGGCTTCCCATGGGCAGATGACCGTGATGTCTGCGGGAGAGGGGCCAGTGTGTCCAGGAGGATCCCATGGCCCCACCATCCCCTTGGGGCCCTGTTGTCCACACCCCAAGTGCTGAGAGTACAAGTCCTAGGTGAAGACTCTCCTCCCAGGACATTCTGCCCAGAGACAGTGAGTGAAGCAGGCCCAAGGGAGGGGATGGGAGATGTGCCTTGCTGCTGAGGAAAGGGGGACAGCAAGGGCTCCTCGTTGTCTTCCAGCCCCTCCCAGTACCTGGTGAACTCAGTGTGGGAACAACCCCACTTCAGGGGGAATGTGACACTAGATGttggagagaaaatgaaggcCAGGCTGGGGGCGGCACCCTAGGTGAGCCTGGGAAAGCAGGTGGAGGCTGGGCCCCCACACActggtgggtgggtgagtgggggaACCTGGGTGGACCCTAGTAGTCATCATACCTGTTCCCAGGCCTTCCATTCCAGGGATGTCGTCCCCAAACCTGCAAGGACAGAGGGGTCAGGGTGGCGGccaagaagagagtggagtggGGTGAGTGGGGGTATATTTGCTCTTTGAGTGCAGGTTCCTAAGAGTGTGGACTGTGAGTGTGCGCTGGGAGTATATGTGTGGGTGGTGAGTGTGccttgggtgtgtgtgggggggcggtgAGTGTGCCCTGAGTGTGTATACGTGGGGCGGTGAATGTgccctgggtgtgtgtggggggcggtgAGTGTGCCCtgagtgtgtatatgtggggCGGTGAGTGTgccctgggtgtgtgtggggggggcggtgAGTGTGCCCTGGGTGTGTATACATGGGGCAGTGAGTGTGCCCTGGGTGTGTATACATGGGGCAGTGAGTGTGCCCTGGGTGTGTATACATGGGGCAGTGAGTGTGCCCTGGTTGTGTATGTGGGGCTGTGTGTGGCTGTGACTTAGTCTCTAGGTGGCAGTACTTTCCAGACTTTTTGGCAATAACAGCTGGAGAGTGACAGGAGCCTCTCAGGGTCCCCCCTGCCCTCCATGCTGGGAGATGGGGGGCCCTGATACAGGCCCTGCTCAGGCCCTCAGGAACTCTGTTAGGACGATGGGACCACCCTCAACCAGGAAAGGGTGCTGAGCTCCCCAGCCACACCTCCCTGCTGTGCAGCCTGGGGCTggaccctcccaccccctcataGAGGCAGCCTTTCCCCAGCTCTGCTTACCCTTGGACGCCTTTCTTGGGGGGCTTGCTCTTGAATTGCCTGGTTTGCCGCTGCTTAAATTTTGGGGGCCCTTTCCTGGGAGTGACGGGCCCCCCAGTCACCCTGGTGGCCGACCGGATCTCGGTTTTGGGTGGCTCCAGATTCATGGCCAGGCTGGCAGAGGCCCTGCAGCGACCTTTGGCTTCTGGACTCCCTCACGCTGTGGGCTGGGGCAGACCTGGGGAGGGCGTCTCAGTCAGACTTCCTACTGGTCTCAACCCACCAGAGCCGAGGAAACCCTGAATCCTGAGACCCAGACAGCAGCCCACTGCCATCTCTATGTGGGGCTCCACTGGGGCCAGGCAGGGGGATGAGAGTGCTGGGTGGCCCCCCAAGTGCACCCTTCCTCACGTGTCTCCCCTTCTGTGCTCCCCTCCCCAATCCTTGGGGCACTGGGTTGGGACACTGGGTCTCATTCATGGTGGCATTCCAGGCACCCAGCAGTGTCCATGGAGAATGACCCGAGAAATGGGAAAACAGGTTGCCTGGGCAGGGAAGCGGCCTGCTTTAGAGTGAGacgctgagctgagctgtgcaccCTTCACCCCAGCAATGTCTTCCCTCTGCTGGGCCGCTCACTTGTGATTGGAGCCCGCTCTGGATGCCAACGTCACCTGCTGGTGTTTTTGTACCACTGCACAGGGTGaacttctctcctctcctcaaaTGCTCTAAGCCCTGGTGACCTTGGCAAGGTCAAGGGCAGCTCAGCTTCCTCGAAGCCTATTAGCACCAGAGGGAGACTAATCCCTCAGGGCCACTGGGGCCCAGAAGACTCTGGGGCTAAGCACACGACACAGGCAGGAGCCATTGCCCCCTCACTGTACGTCCAAGGCACCATCTCTTGGGTTCCCTTTCTTGTGCTCCCCCAATCTGGTGGGATGAAGGGCCTTACTGCAGCCTTGGGCTGCCGATAGCTGCCTGCTAGAGCATCACGCCTGAGACTAACTGGGAGGTAAGGACAGGAGGTCTCACTGACAAGGAAGGCTTGGTGGTGGGTGCCAGGCACCTGAGATTGGGGTGGACCCCGCCATGCGCCATCCCTCCCTAAGGTTCAGCCTCTGTGCCAGGACCAGCACCAGAAGGGGTCCAAGGTGGACGGCAGCAGGCCTGGTGGTCCCGGCCGCTCAGACCCTGACGCCCACTCCTCACAGCCCAGCCGGACCCCTTCCCCAGTCCTGAGTCATGGGCCTACCGTGGGAAGCTCTGAGCCTTGATGGAGTGCCCGCTCTCAGATGTTTCCACGGAGACCACTGCCCGAgctgcctgccccagccctgcctaTGGCTGGTGCCCACTCATGTTGACTGAGCGCGTGTGGCCTGAGGCTCCCAGACCATCACTGGACTTGGGGATAGGCTGCTCCACTGTTTGACTTGGGGGAGCAGAGGAGGCAATCAGCTGGGCGCCCTCTCTGAAGGAGAGGGTGGTAGGTGAACTCTTGTAGACTCCGGCCTCAGCATGGTGGTGAAAAGCCCACCAGCTTCCCACCCTCTGGGCAGATACCCACTAACACCCTTGGGTAAGTGGCCACCAGGAAAGGCAACCGGGGACAGTCAGTACTCACCAAGCACTGGGGCAGGTCTCAGGGGGCCCTGGGTGTCAGTGCCGGGCCTCTCTCACCAGGGCATCAGTTGGGCTTTTATCCTGCCCCTGTGTAAGCTGATTAGGACTGTCCCCCAACACTAATGAGATTGCCAGGGCCACTCAGGCGGGCACCACCGCCGAGGATCCCTGGGGATGGCAAAAGGGCTCAGGTGCAGTCAAGGGCCTGAGGAAAGGACGAGCCAGGGCCAGGGACGGGGCCAGGACAGGGAGGGAACGTGTGATCGTGAACAGCGAGAAGGGCAGGACTCTCTCCCGAACCTGCTCATCTTTGAAACGAAGATGAAACAGCAGCAGTGGCTCTCAAGCCTCCGCACCTCTCAGTCCTCTGACTTCTGAAGAACCAGCCTTCATGGCCCCTGCCCACTTCTTTGGCCTCACCTTTCATCCCACCCTTTCACAAGGGATTTGAGCTGACAAACAGGCCTCCCCTTGAATGTACTCTAAGCAGCCCcttccaccccagggcctttgcacctgctgctcCCCTTTCCTTAGGGACTTCCAAGTTCTGCTCCAGCATTGCTTCCTTAGGGATGACCAGGCTAGACCAGGATGCCTATCCCATAGACCTCATGGTAGCTGGACTTTCCTTCATCACACTTATCATGTAGTAAGTTTggataattcttttaaaaaaaattccacccCCCcactttcttccgcctcccccccccactccggttcaagccgttgtttctcagtctagttgtgtaggacacagctccctggcccatgctggtgttatgagccttgcgctctcccCGGCTGAGGCAGTAGGTTGTcagtcggctgctcacagcagctcaaagcagcacacagcagcccgtggcagcacacGGCAGGTCATGGCAGGTCACAGCAGCCCAggtccagggagagctgttgttgttcacaatcttagctgtagagggtgcagctcactggcccacgtggggcTCGACCCggcagcgttaggagcacggcattccaaccacctgagccactgggccggcccttaaaatttttcactaaagtatagctaacatacaatatcatattagtttcaggtgtacaacagtgattcaacatctatataccttacaaagggatcaccacagtaagtctagtaaccatctgtcgccaaacttattacaatattatttgtcctatgctgtacattagattcccGTGACTTAATCTATAGCTGgcagtttgtacctcttattctcTATCACCTTTTTTACCTAtccccccacttccctcccctctggcaaccatcagtttgttgtctGCATCTAAGAGTCTGTGTCTATTTTGCTTTGTGCgtttgttttttaagttccacatgtaaatgaaatcatatggtacgtCTTTCTCTGTCTACCTTATTTCACACAGCATAATACTTATAGGTCCATTCATGCTGTCAGAAATGgcgagatttcattcttttttatggctgagtaatagtctaTTATTACACGTGtccctcttctttatccattcgtctactgatgggcactgaggttgcttccatatcttggctattgtaaataacgctgcaatgaacacaggggcgcatgtcttttcaaatcagtgttttggagttcttcagataaatacccaggagtggaattgctgcgtCATAAGGTAGTTGtttgtaactttttgaggaatctccacagtttcccacagaggctgcaccaatttgcagtcccacccaCAGTATAGCCTCGTCAAcatttgctgtttgttgattttttgatgatgaccgttctgacaggtgtgaggtcgGAGAAGTCCTGTTAACCTGTCTTCCACACTAGAGTGGAATGGGGCACAGATTCCTACCAGGTCGCAGTGTCTAGCCCAGTGCCAGGTACGTCACAGATGGTCGGTAAGTACCTGTGGATTGAATGCAGACGAGACCTGCACCTGCAGACTAGTCTCAGCGAGTTTGGTGCTGACACTGAGCTGGCGTCATCGACCATATTTTACATCTAGAAGGGGGCCTGCCCCACTGCAAGGGGCAAGGCCAGTGGCTTCTCTTTGGGGATGTCACACTGCAAGGGGCTTCGCCCTGACTTGAATTCTAAAATAAGGCTGATTTCATAGGGTCCACCGGGTGGGATGTACGAGcatgtatacatgcatacacatgtgtaAAGCCACGGAAATATACACATACGCCTGTAGAAAACTTTTGTAAATCCACATTTTGGAGGAAAATACAGCAAACCTGTCCCCACATCTCTGAGATAAACTACCGCTGCGTGGTAGGCCCCTTGTAGCGGGGCCCCAGGCTGTACCGGGCTCTGCTTGCTGCCGTCCTGGGAAAATCTCTCTTCCTGGGCCATTTTCAAACCTGTACGAGCACAGGGTCGGAGTAGACGCCCTCTGAGATAGTGTGTAATAAGTGCGTGTTGCTATAACGTTTCTCTGAACCCGTCTAAACCCTGATGACACGTGTTAGCTGTGCGAGACGACGGCACGGACGAGCAGGTGACACGAGAGGCACGAGCGCACCATCAGGCTGTGCCGGCTGGTTTCCGCCTCTTGTGCACAGACCTCTGTGAGAGACACTGGCTTTACATTAATGGGAAGGCCTGTGTGTCAGCTCCAATCCTATGTGAAGGCGTTACAACCTCAGCTTTTCCCTTCAATGAGGACATAAAACTGGCATAACTTCGTTTAAGTCCTGCCCTGTCCAGGCCACTGGTATCAGAGTTTGGAATTGCTGAGGGGAGGGAGATGAGCTAGGAAAATTTCCATGGGTGAAGGGGAGCAGGAGATGGCCATGGGCAGCGAGGGCCCTAAGATAAAGTCCCAGCCACTGATGCTCCAGTGGCCGGGTCTGCAGCCCAGGACCAGCTGCTGCCGGGATGCTGGTTCTAGGGTTAATGGCTGAGAACTGCTGCTCCGTCCGCCCCGGCCAGCTGCCTGGGGAGCCATGGCCAAGTCGGCTGGAAAGACTGGTGGCTAAGCCGAGCTTAGGGCCCCGCAGGTGCTCTGCGGCCTTCTACCTGGCCAGTAAATGGGTGTCTCCCAAGGACCCCAGCAGCTGGGGACTGACTGCAGCTGGACAAATGGGGTACCTTCCGGGCTGTCTGGGGCCATTCGTGCGTGTCAGGGGCTCTGCAAATGGCACCTCCAAGGGATTAGTTGGTCCTGCCTCTGCTGCACTGCTAGTAACCACGGCTGACCTTCGGACAGGAATTCTGGGGTGCTGGGACACGGAAGGGGGCCCTGGGGTCACTGTCAGTTGGGTAGTCAAGGACATGGTCTTGTTTCACCCTCACAGGTTTG contains the following coding sequences:
- the PDE6G gene encoding retinal rod rhodopsin-sensitive cGMP 3',5'-cyclic phosphodiesterase subunit gamma, producing MNLEPPKTEIRSATRVTGGPVTPRKGPPKFKQRQTRQFKSKPPKKGVQGFGDDIPGMEGLGTDITVICPWEAFNHLELHELAQYGII